The sequence TGTAACGAATTCCTGCCCTGTTAGGGGATATTGCTGATCATTCCCCTGACAGACATGCAGCCTAAGCATTTTCAAGCCAAGTCTTGAGGTAGATGACAGGGGAAGGCATCGATCGCAGACAATAGATAGACCGATCAAGACCTGTCTATGCGCGTATCGGCAAAAACGATTCAAATCCTGCTGACGATCATCGCTACTATCTTAGCGATCGCGGCGCTTAAGGCAACCAGTGCGATTACCATCCCCTTGGCGTTTGCCTTTTTCATCGCGGTGTTAGTCCATCCCCTGCAACGTTGGCTCAACCGTTATGTCCCCCATTGGCTGAGTTTGGTCATTGTCATGCTGGTTCTGGCTGGCGTTGTCGGCTTAGCCATCGGCGCACTGCTACTGAGTGCGGAAATTGTGGAACGTGACATCTCCTACACCATACCTGTACTCAGGTTGGTGTAGGAGATGTCACGGTCGATTGTCGCGGTACTCCCGCCCACTCTACTGGCGCTAATTTTTCAAGGAATCGGGCGGGGAGTAGCAACATTGGTGGGTTTGGCTATCATTCAAGTGATTTTAGGCAACTTCGTTGATCCCCGTCTTCAGGGACGTACCCTTAAGCTTTCACCCTTTGTGGCGCTATTGTCGATTGTATTCTGGGGTTGGGTGTGGGGTATTCCTGGCGCACTACTGGGTAACTCTGGTTTTAACCCAACATCTGATATTATTGACTTCCACAAGTGCGAAAATCAATGCCAATATTCACTCGTTTTCCCCGATAGGGTTCAGCAGTAAGTATCACTGTGCCATCTTGGTCAACAACCCAACCTTGGGCTTCAATTAAAGGTGGGGTGTTCGTTTGGGATAGCTGAGAATTAGTAGGAGTTGAGGATGGAAAACTCTGGCTGGATAACCGTCGCGTATCTTCCCAAATTGCCCGTCCAGACAGGTATTGACCCGGAGAATGGGGAATTCCACCGCGTCCGGTGACCACAAAGCGATCGCCTGTATCCGCCGGACAGCCGGAAATGATTTGCCCAGAGGGATCAGAGAAGGTTGAGGGCAGTTCAATTAACCCTCGTGAGGGGTCAATATTCGGTGTATTAATCACAATGGAACCGTCAATTCCTAATTCTGAACTGGCAATAATATCACTGTTGGGGGTTAAAATTTCGCTCAGTTGTAAGCCCAAAATTGTTTGAGTATTAATCGTAATATTGCCACCATTTCCTTCAAAGGCATTAGCGATAATGTCACTATTTTCTGAAAGCACTGCCACAATAAAATTGGCATCAATAGTCATATCTCCCCCATTGCCACCACCACTGGTTTCGGTACCTGCACGGGTGGACAGTTGACTATTATTTCGCAAGATAAATGTCTCGGCTACTTTGAGGTTGATATTCCCCCCTTCTCCGGATAAACTCGTTGCTGAAATTAACCCTTGATCTAACAACAGAGAGCGGACATCAATATTGATATCGCCAGCATTGCCTGTCCCTGTCGCACTCACCGACACCGCCGCGCGATCGCGAATATTTAATTCACTCGTGGGACTATTAATATTGATATCTCCCCCATCGCCAGATGCGGCTTCAGTTGAGGAGGCAAATAAACCTGTACCTAGGAGAGTGCCTTGATTATTGGGATCAGACAGTTCAATCGACTCCGACACATTCACATTTAAATCACCCGCTTGTCCAGAATTAAATGTAGTGGTTAATACCTGCGCTCCCCCTCGTGCAACCAGCCGAGGAGAAGTGAGGGTAACATTGCCTGATGCAGCCTGATCAAAGGTTCCCGAACCCAACAGAGAATTATCTAACTCGATCCGATTTGTGGCATCAATCTGAATATTTCCCCCCCTACCTTGATTGAGTGTCGTGGTAGCAATCAATCCACCATCACGGGCAATAAAATTTGGGGTTTCAATGAAGACATTGCCCGCCCTTCCTTCTCCATCCGTAACCGTGACAATTCCCTGACTAAAACTATCCAGAGTGAGCGTATCGGCAAACGCCGGACGCACAAATTTCTCTTGCAACGCCTCAAATCCTGCCCCAATAACTTCAATGGAGTCTGAAGCGCGAATCTGAATATTTCCCCCCTTTCCAGAACGCGATGTCGAGGCATTAATTCGACCATTATCAAGGCGTAAACTCTCTAAATTCAGTCGGACATTTCCCCCATCTCCGAAACCACGGGTTGCTGATGTGATCTCTCCGCCTTGTTGGACAATCAATTCTTGGCTAGTAATGTCTATATCGCCAGCATTACCAGATTCATTCGGCGAAAATAAATCCGTGGCGATAGAGCTGGGAAAACTACCATCTGCCGACCTGCCAATCACTTCAATTAACTCAGCATTTTTAATCGTCAATTGTCCCCCATTGCCATCTGCTCCAGTATTTCCGAGGACGCCAGCACCATTGCGAAGGCTCAAGTTACGTACATCTAAGGTTAAGTTTCCGGCATTGCCATCACGCCCAGTAGACGTGCTAATCAAAGCTCCATCTGTTAGAGTGACGTTCTCAGCATTTAGGGTTAAATCGCCAGCATCTTCACCCAAAGTTCCTGTCCCGATACCTCCCTCTCCTTGTAAAAAGACATCTGTCGCATTGACGGTTAAATCTCCCCCCTCACCCTGGTTGACAAAGGTAGTAATTCCGCCACCGTCGCGAATAGATAATCGCCCGGTATTAATTGTTAAGTTGCCAGAGTTCCCACTACCTAAAGCTGATGTGGAGATTCCTGTATCTCCTTGCAAGGGGATTTGAGCCAATTCAACAGAATTGGGATTAAACGCACCGGGTTGATTTCCAATAATTTCAATGGACTCCGTGGCGTTAATCGTGACATTTCCAGCATTACCACTATTGCTTAGATCGGTATTAGAACCAACCCCCACGCCAAATGGGAATGTTGTCTCAGGGTCTTGAATAATCGTTAATCGACGAGTATTTAGGTTGATATCCCCCGCGTCAGCACTACTCATTTCAGCACTACCCGGAACAGGAGCAGCCGACGTCCCAAGATTACTATTGCGAATCACTATGTCATCAGCAGCATTAACCTGTACCATTCCTCCTTGAGCTTCATTGAAGGCAAAGGAAAAAATAGACGCATCTTCAACAAGGATAGATTGAGCGGTAATCGTAATTCCTTTGGCTACGCCAGGAAGTCTGCCACTGTTGGTGAGAGTATTTCCTCTATTCCAAAACAGTCCACCACTGTTAAGCGTGATTTGTCCGGCAAAATTGCCATCCGATGCGATGGTTTTATTAACACTCAGATCCCCGATCGCATTGAGTGAAATATCTCCAGCTTGATTCTCGGAATTAGCAACAATATTTCCCATCGTATTTAGATCTCCGGCTGCATCAACAGAGATATCACCTGCTTGATTGCTACCCTCGCTAACCAGAGCTGCTGTAGTAGTGATTGCCCCATTTTCACTTTTGAGGGTAATGTTCCCACCGATTTCTCCCCTTGAGGCGATATTCTGGTTAATACTCAGATTCTCGTGAGCCTCAACAGAGATATCTCCGCCTTGATTTAAACTATTGCTAACCAGAGCTGCTGTAGTGGTGATCCCTCCATTTTCACTTTTGAGGGTAATGTTCCCGCCAATTTCTCCCATTGCGTTGATATTCCGGTTAATACTGACATCCCCGATCGCATGGAGTGAGATATCTCCAGCTTGATTCTGGGAATTGGCAATAATAGTTCCCATTGTAGTTAGGGTTCCAGCCGCATCAACAGAAATCTTTCCCGCTTGATTGATACCATCACTCACTAGAGACGCCGTAGTTGCGATCGCGCCTTTTTCGCTATTGAGGGTAATATTCCCGCCGATTTCTCCCCTGGAACTGATATTCCCGTTAATATCAAGGTTTTCGCTAGCATCAACAGAGATATCACCCGCTTGATTTAGACTATCGCTGATCAGCATGGCGGAGGTAGCGATCGCGCCTTTTTCACTGTTGAGGGTAATATTTCCGCCGATGCCTTCAGTTGAGGTTGAGGTGATATTCTGATTAACATTCAGATCACCGCTAGCCTCCAGTACAACCTCACCTGCTTGATTAATCCCATCGCTAGTCACAAAATCCGTGGTCGCGATCGCCCCGTTTTCACTTTTAATCGTAATATTACCGCCATTGTTCGCCACGACATCCCCGCCAATGGTTCGTCCAGTATTTACCAGCCCTGTGGTGACATTACCCAGGGCAAAGAGACTAATATCACCACTTCTGCCACTATTGCCCAAAACATCGACGCTGCTGATTGTACTA comes from Coleofasciculus chthonoplastes PCC 7420 and encodes:
- a CDS encoding beta strand repeat-containing protein — encoded protein: MHIITFLKQGRSLTFPLVWLTLFNPAVQAQLIPDNTLGTEASIITPQGVRDLIEGGAKRGSNLFHSFTEFNVSLDQQVYFANPEGIANILTRVTGDNRSNIFGTLGVDGNANLFLLNPNGILFGVDAKLDVAGSFVASTADGIQLGNDGVFRATNPQNSQLLAIQPGVLFLDALRQQQAEIRNQGQLSVEPGQTLTLAGDRVISTGSLTAPGGTIQVFGEEVQLLETARINVSSLTGGGSVAIGQGEQVTIAAEVQIKADSLNQGDGGRVIIRGNETTQFEGTITARGASDNPQSNGGFVDVSGGYLEFTGIVDTTAPLGEVGTLLLDPKNIWIQADGSDSADGQTFETNPTEVSIINGNVLSSALATNSVTLQANNDIAINQSIFSPSSNSLTLQAGRSITIADNLLILLNGGDFIAKINDENAIADQRDAGVAQFLMNPGSTLTSLGGRIEITSGTFADTSQINTANSTISSVDVLGNSGRSGDISLFALGNVTTGLVNTGRTIGGDVVANNGGNITIKSENGAIATTDFVTSDGINQAGEVVLEASGDLNVNQNITSTSTEGIGGNITLNSEKGAIATSAMLISDSLNQAGDISVDASENLDINGNISSRGEIGGNITLNSEKGAIATTASLVSDGINQAGKISVDAAGTLTTMGTIIANSQNQAGDISLHAIGDVSINRNINAMGEIGGNITLKSENGGITTTAALVSNSLNQGGDISVEAHENLSINQNIASRGEIGGNITLKSENGAITTTAALVSEGSNQAGDISVDAAGDLNTMGNIVANSENQAGDISLNAIGDLSVNKTIASDGNFAGQITLNSGGLFWNRGNTLTNSGRLPGVAKGITITAQSILVEDASIFSFAFNEAQGGMVQVNAADDIVIRNSNLGTSAAPVPGSAEMSSADAGDINLNTRRLTIIQDPETTFPFGVGVGSNTDLSNSGNAGNVTINATESIEIIGNQPGAFNPNSVELAQIPLQGDTGISTSALGSGNSGNLTINTGRLSIRDGGGITTFVNQGEGGDLTVNATDVFLQGEGGIGTGTLGEDAGDLTLNAENVTLTDGALISTSTGRDGNAGNLTLDVRNLSLRNGAGVLGNTGADGNGGQLTIKNAELIEVIGRSADGSFPSSIATDLFSPNESGNAGDIDITSQELIVQQGGEITSATRGFGDGGNVRLNLESLRLDNGRINASTSRSGKGGNIQIRASDSIEVIGAGFEALQEKFVRPAFADTLTLDSFSQGIVTVTDGEGRAGNVFIETPNFIARDGGLIATTTLNQGRGGNIQIDATNRIELDNSLLGSGTFDQAASGNVTLTSPRLVARGGAQVLTTTFNSGQAGDLNVNVSESIELSDPNNQGTLLGTGLFASSTEAASGDGGDININSPTSELNIRDRAAVSVSATGTGNAGDINIDVRSLLLDQGLISATSLSGEGGNINLKVAETFILRNNSQLSTRAGTETSGGGNGGDMTIDANFIVAVLSENSDIIANAFEGNGGNITINTQTILGLQLSEILTPNSDIIASSELGIDGSIVINTPNIDPSRGLIELPSTFSDPSGQIISGCPADTGDRFVVTGRGGIPHSPGQYLSGRAIWEDTRRLSSQSFPSSTPTNSQLSQTNTPPLIEAQGWVVDQDGTVILTAEPYRGKRVNIGIDFRTCGSQ
- a CDS encoding AI-2E family transporter, producing MSRSIVAVLPPTLLALIFQGIGRGVATLVGLAIIQVILGNFVDPRLQGRTLKLSPFVALLSIVFWGWVWGIPGALLGNSGFNPTSDIIDFHKCENQCQYSLVFPDRVQQ